The proteins below come from a single Kitasatospora sp. NBC_00315 genomic window:
- a CDS encoding ROK family protein, whose product MKAGPSQEEIRQHNLGALLRHVHLGGPTSRADLATRMGLNRSTILALVNDLTAAGLVHEELPRVTGRAGRPSLVVRPEPTRAHVLALDIGVERLTAALLGLGGVFLDRRECAWPSDRPQDPTEVADILAEYARQMLTAAPAGSSCVGVAVAVRGIVRHPDGLVSHTPNMGWKDVDFSAELAARLCLETPVLVANEANLGALAEHRRGAGRSSQNLIYLHGEIGIGAGIVIDGELLRGRRGYAGEIGHTTVNPYQGRPCGCGAYGCLEAEAGERALLEAAGRDSRITGTDAVRAVVTAADRGDVTARAALHRVGDWLGIGVANLVNLFNPDLIVFGGTLRDVFLGSAAQVRSRVNTSALAASRTDLRLRVSELGNDTVLIGAAELAFSELLSRPLETLSRGLVPPPS is encoded by the coding sequence ATGAAGGCTGGCCCCTCCCAAGAAGAGATCCGCCAGCACAACCTCGGCGCCCTGCTACGCCACGTCCACCTCGGCGGACCCACTTCACGAGCCGACCTGGCAACCAGGATGGGGCTCAACCGCAGCACCATCCTGGCCCTGGTCAATGACCTGACCGCGGCCGGCCTGGTCCACGAGGAACTGCCCAGAGTGACCGGCCGCGCCGGGCGCCCGTCCCTCGTGGTCCGGCCCGAGCCCACCCGCGCGCACGTACTCGCCCTGGACATCGGCGTGGAGCGGCTGACCGCCGCCCTGCTCGGCCTGGGTGGCGTATTCCTGGACCGGCGCGAGTGCGCCTGGCCCTCGGACCGTCCGCAGGACCCCACCGAGGTGGCCGACATCCTGGCCGAGTACGCCCGGCAGATGCTGACCGCTGCTCCTGCCGGCAGTTCCTGCGTCGGGGTCGCGGTGGCAGTGCGCGGCATCGTACGCCACCCCGACGGATTGGTCAGCCACACCCCCAACATGGGCTGGAAAGACGTCGACTTCTCCGCCGAACTCGCCGCAAGGCTCTGCCTGGAAACCCCCGTCCTCGTCGCCAACGAGGCCAATCTCGGCGCTCTCGCCGAACACCGACGGGGTGCCGGCCGCAGCAGCCAGAACCTCATCTATCTGCACGGCGAGATCGGCATCGGCGCCGGCATCGTCATCGACGGCGAACTCCTGCGCGGCCGGCGCGGATACGCCGGCGAGATCGGCCACACCACGGTCAACCCCTATCAGGGCCGGCCGTGCGGCTGCGGAGCCTACGGGTGCCTGGAAGCCGAAGCGGGCGAGCGCGCCCTGCTGGAAGCCGCAGGCCGCGACAGCCGCATCACCGGAACCGACGCCGTACGAGCAGTGGTCACCGCCGCCGACCGGGGCGACGTCACCGCTCGCGCGGCACTGCACCGGGTCGGAGACTGGCTCGGCATCGGCGTCGCCAACCTCGTCAACCTCTTCAACCCGGATCTGATCGTCTTTGGCGGCACCCTCCGGGACGTCTTCCTCGGGTCCGCCGCCCAAGTGCGCAGCCGCGTGAACACCAGCGCCCTCGCCGCATCCCGGACAGACCTGCGTCTGCGTGTCAGCGAACTCGGTAACGACACCGTCCTGATCGGAGCCGCCGAACTCGCCTTCTCCGAACTGCTGTCACGACCGCTGGAGACTCTGAGCCGTGGACTCGTTCCGCCGCCCAGCTGA
- a CDS encoding glycoside hydrolase family 11 protein: MAFAAVLVIPTVANADTTISSNGTGTNNGYFYSFWSQNSGQASMTLGAGGQYSTTWTNVNNFVAGKGWNPGTTDAVTYSGSWNCNGNCYLSLYGWTTNPLIEYYIVDNYGNYNPSSGATKLGTVASDGSTYDLYSTQRTNAPSIEGDSSNFTQFWAIRQSKRTGGTITVSNFFTAWAKAGLNLGTPNYEILATEGYGSSGSSNITVSHGASTTTSPSPTPTGTPTSSPSPSPTTTTSPSPTPTGTGTGCTATFTNSSDWGSGFTGAVTVKNNGSAATNSWKVTLTYTGNQTVTNLWNGTYAQSGKVITVNNTAYNGAIAAGGTTSLGFNANYSGTNTAPTLACTAS, from the coding sequence GTGGCCTTCGCAGCCGTGCTCGTCATCCCCACCGTCGCGAACGCCGACACGACCATCTCGTCGAACGGCACCGGCACCAACAACGGGTACTTCTACTCGTTCTGGAGCCAGAACAGTGGCCAGGCCTCCATGACCCTGGGCGCCGGCGGCCAGTACAGCACGACGTGGACCAACGTCAACAACTTCGTCGCCGGCAAGGGCTGGAACCCGGGCACGACCGACGCCGTGACCTACTCGGGTTCGTGGAACTGCAACGGCAACTGCTACCTGTCGCTGTACGGCTGGACCACCAACCCGCTCATCGAGTACTACATCGTCGACAACTACGGCAACTACAACCCGAGTTCGGGCGCCACCAAGCTGGGCACGGTCGCCAGCGACGGCAGTACGTACGACCTGTACTCGACGCAGCGCACCAACGCCCCGTCCATCGAGGGCGACAGCTCGAACTTCACGCAGTTCTGGGCGATCCGCCAGTCGAAGCGCACCGGTGGCACCATCACGGTGTCCAACTTCTTCACCGCATGGGCGAAGGCGGGCCTGAACCTCGGCACCCCGAACTACGAGATCCTGGCAACCGAGGGCTACGGCAGCAGCGGTAGCTCCAACATCACGGTCAGCCACGGGGCCAGCACCACCACCAGCCCGTCGCCCACCCCGACCGGCACGCCCACCAGCAGCCCGTCGCCCAGCCCGACCACCACCACCAGCCCGTCGCCCACCCCGACCGGCACCGGTACCGGCTGCACCGCGACCTTCACCAATTCGTCCGACTGGGGCTCCGGCTTCACCGGCGCGGTGACCGTCAAGAACAACGGGTCCGCCGCCACCAACAGCTGGAAGGTCACCCTGACCTACACCGGAAACCAGACGGTCACCAACCTCTGGAACGGCACCTACGCCCAGTCCGGCAAGGTCATCACGGTGAACAACACCGCCTACAACGGCGCCATCGCGGCGGGTGGCACCACCAGCCTCGGCTTCAACGCCAACTACAGCGGCACCAACACCGCTCCGACCCTCGCCTGCACCGCGAGCTGA